Genomic window (Acidimicrobiales bacterium):
CGCCGGCGAGCGGGCCAGCCCCGGTCGCGCCGGCGGGCCCGGTGGCGGCTTCGGCCTCGCCGGCGCGCTCAGGCCCCATCGCCGTCGACGGCCGGGAAGAGGTTGACCGAGGGCGCGTGGTCGCGCCGCCAGACCATGACGGAGCGGCGGTACCGGATGACGAGCGTGCCGTCCTGGTTGTACCCGCGCGTCTCGATCTTGACGATCCCCTGCCCCGGTCGGCTGCGGGACTCGCGCGTCTCGAGCACCTCGGACTCCGAGTAGAGGGTGTCGCCGGCGAAGACCGGGTGCGGCAGCGAGATCTCGTCCCAGCCGAGCGCGAAGCCGTTCTCGCTCACGTCCGCGACGCCCATCCCGGCGACGATCGCGAGGGTGAAGGCGCTGTTGACGAGCGGCCTGCCCCACTCCGTCCGCTGCGCGTAGTGACGGTTGAAGTGGATCTGGTTCGTGTTGTTCGTGAGGAGGGTGAACATGGTGTTCTCCGCCTCCGTCACCGTCCTGCCGTACCGGCAGCGGTAGACGTCACCGACCTCGAAGTCCTCGAAGAAGCGCCCCTCCCAGCCCGGCTTGACGGTCCCCATCACTGCCCCCTCGGCTCGCCGGCGAGCTCGAGCACCCGCAGCGCCCGCAGCACGATGGGTCGGTCGACGAGCTGGCCTCCGAGCGCCACCGAGGCGTCCCCGCGGGCTTGGGCCGCCTCGAAGGCGTCGGCGACCCGGCGGGCGTAGGCGAGCTCGTCGGGCTGCGGGCTGAAGACCCGGTTGATCACCTCGACCTGGCGAGGGTTGAACGTCGACTTGGCCGAGAAGCCGAGGCGGCGCGCCGTCAGCGCGTCCCGCTCCATCCCCTCCGGGTCGTCGAGGTTCGGGAACACGCCGTCGACCGACAGCACCCGGGCCGCCGCGGCGGCGAAGACGACGAACGAGCGCGCGAAGAGCAGCTGCGCCGCCTCGCCCACCCGCTCGGTGCCGAGGCCGATCTCGAGCGCGAGGTCCTCGGCGCCGA
Coding sequences:
- a CDS encoding MaoC family dehydratase — its product is MGTVKPGWEGRFFEDFEVGDVYRCRYGRTVTEAENTMFTLLTNNTNQIHFNRHYAQRTEWGRPLVNSAFTLAIVAGMGVADVSENGFALGWDEISLPHPVFAGDTLYSESEVLETRESRSRPGQGIVKIETRGYNQDGTLVIRYRRSVMVWRRDHAPSVNLFPAVDGDGA